The sequence TCCAAAAATCCCAAGATTTGATGTTAATTTGATTGGTGACAAATCTTAAAAAATTATCACCATGAAAAAAGAATACACCACCTACTACGTTTTTTTGGGAATGTTCTCCTTAATGATTTTGGCTTCTTTGTACAAACACTTATTTACCTATGATGTAATGGTACAAGAGTATGCCCAACTTGGTTATCCGGAACATTTGATCAAACCATTGGCAATAGCTCAATGCATAGGTCTCTTCTTGTTATTTTATAACAAGAGCAAAAGACTTTTGGAATGGGCCTACGCCGGATTTATCCTAAACCTGGTATTTGCCATTATTGCACATTACGTATCCAAATACGGCAATGGCGCCCCCGCCGTTATTTGTTTGGCCCTTCTATTTTCTACATATTTTCTGGGAAAAAAAAGAAAGCCGTCCGAAGAGAAAGAAAACCTTGCCATTCCAGCGCGGGGAGCATGACTAAAAGATTTACACAAAAAGCGGTCTAAAATTGGCCGCTTTTTATAAAAGTGATAATATTTTTTGCTCAACTTCTTCCGAATCCCATTTGGCTTCAATATTGGGTAACACCATAATCTGTTTCATAATCTCCTCTTGCGCATCACCTATTGCCAATGCTTCCGAGTATGGTTTATCCGAAAAGGTTACCCTGCTGTAAACAGGTATCCATTTTTCCGGATGTTTTTCCGCAAACCTCTTCTCTATTTTCTTTTGCAACAAAAACTTTGGGTTGGCCGTCTTACTGCTCATTTCAATAAAATTCCTATAACTGAGCTCCGCTATTGCATCAGCATTAGGTTTACGTATTTTTTGATATTCGCTAAATATGGTTTCCCAATCATCTCCATAGGTATCCATTAACTCAGCCAATTCAGAAATGTCCTCAAAACCTGCATTCATACCTTGTCCATAAAAAGGAACAATGGCATGTGCGGAATCTCCCACTAAAGCTACTTTGTCCCAGTAGCTCCAAGGATAACATTTCATGGTTACCATAGCACTGGTTGGATTATTGAAGAAATCTTTGGATAAGTTTTCAATTTCCTTTCTGACATTAGGAAAATGGGTCTTAAAAAATCCTCTGGCCTCCTTTTCATTGGTGATGTTCTCAAAAGATACTTCTCCTTCAAAAGGCAAAAACAATGTACAGGTAAAGCTACCATCAATATTAGGCATGGCAATGAGCATAAATTTTCCTCGGGGCCAAATATGAAATGAATTCTTGTCCAGTTTATGAGTTCCATCCTCGTTTGGAGGGATAGTGAGTTCCTTATACCCTACATCAATAAAATCTTGGGAATAATCAAATCTACTACGACGTTGCATCTTGTGCCTAACCCTAGAAAAAGCCCCGTCGCATCCAAAAACCAAATCATATTGATATTCCTTCCATTCGCTTTTTTCAGACTCTCCTGTAAATATTTTGGCTTCAGGCAAGTCAATATCCCATACCTTTTCATTAAAGCGAAAAATAGTTCCAGCTTGTTCCGCCAAATCAATCATTTTCCTATTCAATATTCCTCTGGAGATAGACCAAATAGCCTCTCCTTCCTTTCCATACTTTTGAAAATAAACTGGTTTTTCATTTACATGCATGGCACGTTTGTCCAAAGGAATGGCAATTTCTTTAATACTATCTTCCAGTCCAACCTTACGAAGCGATTTCCATCCCCTATTGCTCATAGCTAAATTGATGGAACGACCTGAAAACTGTACTGTCCTGATATCCGGTCTTCTATCAAAAACCGTTACTGCATGTCCTTTCCGTTTTAAATAAATGGCTAAAAGTGATCCCACCAATCCAGAACCGATGATGGCTATGTTTTTAGAAAT is a genomic window of Flagellimonas sp. CMM7 containing:
- a CDS encoding DoxX family protein, translated to MKKEYTTYYVFLGMFSLMILASLYKHLFTYDVMVQEYAQLGYPEHLIKPLAIAQCIGLFLLFYNKSKRLLEWAYAGFILNLVFAIIAHYVSKYGNGAPAVICLALLFSTYFLGKKRKPSEEKENLAIPARGA
- a CDS encoding NAD(P)/FAD-dependent oxidoreductase, which codes for MTQISKNIAIIGSGLVGSLLAIYLKRKGHAVTVFDRRPDIRTVQFSGRSINLAMSNRGWKSLRKVGLEDSIKEIAIPLDKRAMHVNEKPVYFQKYGKEGEAIWSISRGILNRKMIDLAEQAGTIFRFNEKVWDIDLPEAKIFTGESEKSEWKEYQYDLVFGCDGAFSRVRHKMQRRSRFDYSQDFIDVGYKELTIPPNEDGTHKLDKNSFHIWPRGKFMLIAMPNIDGSFTCTLFLPFEGEVSFENITNEKEARGFFKTHFPNVRKEIENLSKDFFNNPTSAMVTMKCYPWSYWDKVALVGDSAHAIVPFYGQGMNAGFEDISELAELMDTYGDDWETIFSEYQKIRKPNADAIAELSYRNFIEMSSKTANPKFLLQKKIEKRFAEKHPEKWIPVYSRVTFSDKPYSEALAIGDAQEEIMKQIMVLPNIEAKWDSEEVEQKILSLL